The following are encoded in a window of Thalassotalea insulae genomic DNA:
- a CDS encoding TetR/AcrR family transcriptional regulator codes for MVSDRKICQLTLSERGKKILAVAQNLFLEHGFDHTSLEMIISESGGSRRSIYDEFGNKQGLLMAVMKLKINSQLDVLASIDYQKPMDKALKDICSRFVQGFVSPTMLSLFRLVAQLVVKIPEIGELIYQEGPLRGVTPLADYLQHLSEQGQLAIDEPHFAAQMLIEMCKGRLHIQAILLPNHRISQQEIEQHVDKAVNVFLKAYSR; via the coding sequence ATGGTAAGCGATAGAAAAATATGCCAATTAACGTTATCGGAAAGAGGAAAAAAGATCCTTGCTGTTGCCCAAAATTTGTTTCTTGAGCACGGCTTTGATCATACTTCTCTGGAAATGATCATCAGTGAATCAGGAGGCTCAAGGCGTTCTATTTATGATGAGTTCGGTAATAAACAAGGGCTGCTAATGGCAGTGATGAAACTAAAAATCAATTCCCAGCTCGACGTATTAGCGTCAATTGATTACCAAAAGCCGATGGATAAAGCGTTAAAAGATATTTGTTCTCGCTTTGTTCAAGGTTTTGTTTCACCAACTATGTTGTCACTGTTTCGTCTGGTTGCACAGTTAGTGGTAAAAATCCCGGAAATTGGCGAGCTCATTTATCAGGAGGGTCCGTTAAGAGGAGTAACTCCATTGGCTGATTACTTACAACACTTGTCTGAACAGGGACAATTAGCGATTGATGAACCACATTTTGCGGCACAAATGTTGATTGAAATGTGTAAAGGCCGGCTGCATATTCAGGCAATTTTGTTACCTAATCATAGGATATCTCAGCAAGAAATTGAGCAGCATGTGGATAAGGCTGTTAACGTGTTTCTCAAAGCCTATAGTCGCTAG